One genomic window of Dermacentor andersoni chromosome 8, qqDerAnde1_hic_scaffold, whole genome shotgun sequence includes the following:
- the LOC126529119 gene encoding cyclin-dependent kinase 2-associated protein 1-like isoform X2 has protein sequence MLHQWLLKSIEVMDEDSRSTDSPGQSQPGTPLQTSHSPGAVNMGLVAGDAARHPQTSKYTQLLAVIEELGRDIRPTYAGSKSSAERLKRGIVHARILVRECLMETERNARS, from the coding sequence GTCATGGACGAGGACTCTCGCTCAACTGACTCTCCTGGCCAGAGCCAGCCCGGCACACCCCTCCAGACAAGCCACAGCCCAGGCGCCGTCAACATGGGCCTGGTTGCTGGTGATGCGGCCCGTCATCCGCAGACGTCCAAATACACGCAGCTCCTCGCGGTCATCGAGGAACTCGGGCGCGACATTCGGCCCACGTACGCTGGAAGCAAGTCATCAGCCGAGCGCCTCAAGCGAGGCATAGTGCATGCACGCATTCTTGTGCGGGAATGCCTGATGGAAACTGAACGCAACGCCAGGTCTTAG